One segment of Stappia sp. 28M-7 DNA contains the following:
- a CDS encoding DMT family transporter, with the protein MSRSLANTLLLLTALIWGSAFVAQSTAMEHVGPLTFTGIRFLMAALAVLPFALFESRLRRDRPLDLRTAGAFTALGLVFFAAISLQQIGLLTTTVTNAGFLTGIYVVLTPLVALLAFREKPHPVVWPASLITLGGIYLLGGGALSALTTGDILMLVCAIFCALHVGMIGSVVRHCARPVLLSVWQFAVVGTAAIIPGLLLEPVSMGAVMAAGPELLYTGLVSGGLAFTLQAIGQRWTRAADAAILLSSEALFAALFGALLLGERLGPAGLVGCALIFAAILAVQLVPMFSRAPREVAAGPAIVPPVVPPKTEPASPA; encoded by the coding sequence GGGGTCCGCCTTCGTGGCGCAGTCCACGGCGATGGAGCATGTCGGACCGCTGACCTTCACCGGCATCCGCTTCCTGATGGCAGCGCTCGCGGTCCTCCCCTTCGCCCTTTTCGAATCGCGCCTGCGCCGGGACCGGCCGCTCGACCTGCGAACCGCCGGTGCCTTCACCGCGCTCGGGCTGGTGTTCTTCGCGGCGATCTCCCTGCAGCAGATCGGCCTGCTCACCACCACGGTGACCAATGCCGGCTTTCTCACCGGCATCTATGTGGTGCTGACGCCGCTGGTCGCCCTGCTGGCCTTTCGCGAAAAACCGCATCCGGTGGTGTGGCCCGCCTCTCTGATCACGCTGGGCGGCATCTATCTGCTGGGCGGCGGCGCGCTGTCCGCGCTGACCACCGGCGATATCCTCATGCTCGTCTGCGCGATCTTCTGCGCGCTGCATGTCGGCATGATCGGCAGCGTGGTGCGCCACTGCGCGCGCCCGGTCTTGCTGTCGGTCTGGCAGTTCGCGGTGGTTGGAACGGCAGCGATCATCCCCGGCCTGCTGCTTGAGCCGGTCAGCATGGGCGCTGTGATGGCAGCCGGCCCGGAGCTTCTCTATACCGGCCTTGTTTCCGGCGGCCTTGCCTTCACCCTGCAGGCCATCGGCCAGCGCTGGACGCGGGCGGCGGACGCCGCGATCCTGCTGTCCTCCGAGGCGCTGTTCGCCGCCCTTTTCGGAGCCCTGCTGCTGGGCGAGCGGCTGGGTCCGGCGGGACTCGTTGGCTGCGCCCTGATATTCGCGGCGATCCTGGCGGTGCAGCTGGTGCCGATGTTCTCGCGCGCCCCGCGCGAGGTCGCAGCAGGTCCCGCCATCGTGCCGCCTGTCGTCCCGCCCAAGACCGAGCCGGCCAGCCCGGCCTGA
- a CDS encoding heparan-alpha-glucosaminide N-acetyltransferase, translating into MTDTDTASALPHSGRIDALDVARGIALAAMAVYHFSWDLKWFGVVDWPVDSGLGWRLFAISIAASFLFLVGVGQVLTHRKGLRLERALRRAGKIALAAAAISLATYFALSGQYVRFGILHAIAAGSLLALPALRAPLWLVAGLAIAALALPHVISLSFPGDAWLVWTGLLAAPPLAVDYVPLLPWMAAILAGIVAARLALAFGLFARLAAWTAQGPATRLAALAGRHSLLVYLVHQPVLFGLVWTAAALGLTPDRSAETFVEQCVQSCTFTGEEAACRATCSCTVESLRADGTWDALLARPEDPGLNDLLAERYRMCRSRAN; encoded by the coding sequence GTGACCGACACCGACACCGCATCCGCCCTTCCCCATTCCGGCAGGATCGATGCGCTGGACGTGGCGCGCGGGATCGCGCTCGCTGCCATGGCGGTTTATCACTTTTCCTGGGACCTGAAGTGGTTCGGAGTGGTCGACTGGCCCGTCGATTCCGGCCTCGGCTGGCGGCTCTTCGCCATATCCATCGCGGCGAGCTTTCTGTTCCTCGTCGGCGTCGGCCAGGTCCTCACCCATCGCAAGGGACTGCGGCTGGAGCGCGCCCTGCGCCGCGCCGGCAAGATCGCCCTTGCGGCCGCGGCCATCAGCCTGGCCACCTATTTCGCGCTCTCCGGACAATATGTCCGCTTCGGCATCCTGCATGCGATCGCCGCCGGTTCGCTGCTGGCGCTGCCGGCGCTTCGCGCGCCGCTCTGGCTGGTGGCCGGGCTGGCGATTGCCGCTCTCGCCCTGCCCCACGTCATTTCGCTGAGCTTTCCCGGCGATGCCTGGCTGGTGTGGACGGGCCTTCTCGCCGCCCCGCCGCTGGCGGTCGACTACGTGCCGCTCCTGCCGTGGATGGCGGCGATCCTGGCGGGCATCGTCGCGGCCCGGCTGGCGCTCGCCTTCGGGCTCTTCGCGCGCCTCGCGGCCTGGACCGCACAGGGGCCGGCAACGCGTCTTGCCGCACTCGCCGGACGCCATTCGCTGCTCGTCTACCTGGTGCACCAGCCGGTCCTTTTCGGCCTGGTGTGGACGGCGGCAGCCCTCGGCCTGACGCCGGACCGCTCGGCCGAGACCTTTGTCGAGCAATGCGTGCAGAGCTGTACCTTCACCGGAGAGGAAGCCGCCTGCCGCGCCACCTGCAGCTGTACGGTGGAGAGCTTGCGCGCCGACGGCACCTGGGACGCGCTGCTCGCCCGGCCCGAGGACCCCGGCCTCAACGACCTGCTGGCCGAGCGCTACCGCATGTGCCGATCCCGGGCAAACTGA
- a CDS encoding anhydro-N-acetylmuramic acid kinase gives MIRQEWTVGLMTGTVLDGNIDVALLRSDGETISEFGPWTLAPYPADLRPLLVETLAQAADWGFSGDEPEIFAKAEARITEAQSEAVAAFLEEVGLPHAEVAAVGFHGQTVLHRAPTVARTGRTRQLGDGAAMARRLGITVVNDFRSADMAAGGQGAPLAGIYHAALLKRAEAGPETAVLNLGGVANITWVDAAGVPHAFDTGPANAPLNDWIGRKGRGSMDRDGRIAAAGQVDEDRLARLLEHSYLTAPYPKSLDRNDFTSAMADGLSDEDGAATLTAFTAGAVAKALDRLPARPQRLVLCGGGRHNPVMRREIATRAGVEVLMSEDFGWRGDAVEAECFALLAARTLRALPISFPTTTGVARAQGGGVIHTATAHGQTNTQAKAGGS, from the coding sequence ATGATCCGGCAGGAATGGACCGTCGGCCTGATGACCGGCACGGTGCTCGACGGCAATATCGACGTGGCGCTGCTGCGCAGCGACGGCGAGACGATTTCCGAGTTCGGCCCGTGGACGCTGGCGCCCTATCCGGCTGACCTGCGCCCGCTGCTGGTCGAAACCCTCGCCCAGGCTGCCGACTGGGGCTTTTCCGGCGACGAGCCGGAGATCTTCGCCAAAGCCGAAGCCCGCATCACTGAAGCCCAGTCCGAGGCCGTCGCAGCCTTCCTGGAGGAGGTCGGCCTACCGCATGCAGAGGTCGCCGCCGTCGGCTTCCACGGCCAGACGGTGCTGCACCGGGCTCCGACCGTGGCGCGGACCGGCCGCACCCGCCAGCTTGGCGATGGCGCGGCGATGGCCCGCCGCCTCGGCATCACCGTCGTCAACGATTTCCGCAGTGCCGACATGGCTGCAGGCGGCCAGGGGGCACCGCTTGCCGGCATCTATCATGCCGCGCTGCTGAAGCGCGCGGAAGCCGGCCCTGAGACCGCCGTGCTCAATCTCGGCGGCGTTGCCAACATCACCTGGGTCGATGCAGCCGGAGTGCCGCATGCCTTCGACACGGGCCCGGCCAACGCCCCGCTCAACGACTGGATCGGCCGCAAGGGACGCGGCAGCATGGACCGCGACGGCCGCATCGCCGCCGCCGGACAAGTGGACGAGGACCGCCTCGCCCGGCTGCTTGAACACTCCTATCTGACCGCGCCCTACCCGAAGTCTCTCGACCGCAACGACTTCACCTCCGCCATGGCCGACGGCCTGTCGGACGAAGACGGCGCCGCCACGCTGACCGCCTTCACCGCCGGCGCGGTCGCCAAGGCGCTCGACCGGCTGCCGGCCCGCCCGCAGCGGCTGGTCCTGTGCGGCGGCGGGCGCCACAATCCGGTCATGCGGCGCGAGATCGCAACCCGCGCCGGGGTCGAGGTGCTGATGTCGGAAGACTTCGGGTGGCGGGGCGATGCGGTCGAGGCCGAGTGTTTCGCGCTTCTCGCCGCCCGCACCTTGCGCGCCTTGCCGATCAGCTTTCCCACCACGACCGGTGTCGCCAGAGCCCAGGGCGGCGGGGTGATCCACACAGCGACGGCGCATGGGCAGACGAACACGCAGGCAAAGGCGGGCGGTTCATGA
- a CDS encoding DUF6665 family protein encodes MTLRLPESLRRRQPDEMLGDLFREEAETERIATLVRLNKALAASLQRLQASARRFHEAEPEAADDARRRWHRRHAEAGEALWNVLIQREICGLRRHEAFLREFDVPRSVQLLMGPAATAIAPPDPQLPAHTAPTANDQTQRSA; translated from the coding sequence ATGACGCTCCGTCTCCCCGAAAGCCTGCGGCGGCGCCAGCCCGACGAAATGCTCGGCGACCTCTTCCGCGAGGAGGCCGAGACGGAGCGCATCGCCACCCTGGTGCGCCTCAACAAGGCGCTCGCAGCCTCGCTTCAGCGACTGCAGGCGAGCGCTCGGCGGTTTCACGAGGCCGAACCGGAAGCTGCAGATGACGCACGCCGGCGCTGGCATCGACGCCATGCGGAAGCTGGAGAGGCCCTGTGGAACGTGCTGATCCAGCGCGAGATATGCGGCCTGCGCCGACACGAGGCTTTTCTGCGCGAATTCGACGTGCCGCGCTCGGTCCAACTGCTGATGGGGCCGGCGGCAACGGCCATCGCCCCTCCCGATCCGCAACTGCCTGCCCACACCGCCCCCACCGCAAACGACCAGACACAGCGATCCGCATGA
- a CDS encoding DUF1402 family protein translates to MNRLIARGRKTAVNAVLATVLLAFMPAPDGSDGFPALTSEANAATAVPPGNRHATQPRIPFASARRTAAGNAGYDAKFERIVGVLRRDSRLIRDIKRVAGLYGIDPVHMLGAIVGEHTYNYDSLDSAQSYYVKALSYAGIRMEFSLGGEHVEDFVKRPQFERCNAGRKDTNTLWNCYQRVWDSTFRGKRVDGTRFPPKTFNEAFFQPLFAGQSFGLGQLSPLTVLMMSDKVAKTSGLDKLSPANEQEIYRAAMDPGRSLHYMAAILRDAIDAYKVVANVDISKNPGLTATLYNLGDPWARASEYRRRRAAGTQAWPVENYYGWLVNDKIEVLRSLL, encoded by the coding sequence ATGAACAGACTTATTGCCCGAGGCCGGAAAACGGCTGTCAATGCGGTCCTCGCCACCGTGTTGCTCGCCTTCATGCCTGCGCCCGACGGATCCGACGGTTTTCCCGCCCTGACCAGCGAGGCGAACGCGGCAACCGCTGTCCCGCCGGGCAATCGCCATGCGACGCAGCCGCGCATTCCCTTCGCCTCTGCCCGTCGGACAGCCGCCGGCAATGCCGGCTATGACGCCAAGTTCGAGCGAATCGTGGGCGTCCTGCGCCGCGACAGCCGGTTGATCCGCGACATCAAGCGCGTGGCCGGGCTCTATGGCATCGACCCGGTACACATGCTGGGCGCCATCGTCGGCGAGCACACCTACAATTACGACAGCCTCGACAGTGCCCAGTCCTATTACGTCAAGGCGCTGAGCTATGCGGGCATCCGCATGGAGTTCTCGCTCGGCGGGGAACATGTCGAGGACTTCGTGAAGCGCCCGCAATTCGAGCGCTGCAATGCCGGGCGCAAAGACACCAACACGCTCTGGAACTGCTACCAGCGGGTGTGGGACAGCACCTTCCGCGGCAAGCGCGTCGACGGCACCCGCTTTCCGCCGAAGACCTTCAACGAGGCATTCTTCCAGCCGCTTTTCGCCGGCCAGAGCTTTGGCCTCGGCCAGTTGTCGCCGCTGACCGTGCTGATGATGAGCGACAAGGTGGCCAAGACCAGCGGGCTGGACAAGCTGTCACCGGCCAACGAGCAGGAGATCTATCGCGCGGCGATGGATCCGGGCCGCTCGCTCCACTACATGGCCGCGATCCTGCGAGACGCCATCGACGCCTACAAGGTCGTCGCCAATGTCGACATCTCGAAGAACCCGGGACTGACCGCCACGCTCTACAATCTCGGCGACCCCTGGGCGCGTGCGTCCGAGTATCGCCGCCGCCGGGCAGCAGGGACGCAGGCCTGGCCGGTCGAGAACTATTATGGCTGGCTGGTGAACGACAAGATCGAGGTGCTGCGCAGCCTGCTGTAA
- a CDS encoding MBL fold metallo-hydrolase, with protein MSEMQGQEPPIQIIVIPVTAFQQNCSVIFDRETKAGAVIDPGGDVERILGALEEHGVKVEKIVLTHGHIDHVGGAAELAERLSVPVLGPHEADRPLLERVEQQAREFGVGDVRSVEPDTWLSEGDALTMAGRSFQILHCPGHAPGHLVFFDPELRFAISGDVLFAGSVGRTDLPGGNHETLIASIRDKMLPLGDDVTFLPGHGPASTIGHERRTNPYLR; from the coding sequence ATGTCGGAAATGCAGGGCCAGGAGCCCCCCATCCAGATCATCGTCATCCCGGTCACCGCCTTCCAGCAGAACTGCTCGGTCATCTTCGACCGCGAGACAAAGGCCGGTGCGGTGATCGATCCGGGCGGCGATGTGGAGCGCATTCTCGGCGCACTGGAGGAGCACGGGGTCAAGGTGGAAAAGATCGTCCTGACCCATGGCCACATCGATCATGTGGGCGGGGCGGCGGAGCTTGCCGAAAGGCTGTCCGTTCCCGTGCTCGGCCCGCATGAGGCGGACCGGCCGCTTCTTGAGCGGGTGGAGCAGCAGGCGCGCGAGTTCGGCGTGGGCGACGTGCGCTCGGTCGAGCCCGACACCTGGCTGTCGGAAGGCGATGCTCTGACCATGGCCGGGCGCAGCTTCCAGATCCTGCACTGCCCGGGCCACGCGCCGGGGCATCTGGTGTTCTTCGATCCCGAATTGCGGTTCGCGATTTCGGGCGATGTGCTGTTCGCCGGCTCCGTCGGCCGCACCGATCTGCCCGGCGGCAACCATGAAACGCTGATCGCCTCGATCCGCGACAAGATGCTGCCGCTCGGCGACGACGTCACGTTCCTGCCCGGCCACGGCCCGGCCTCGACCATCGGTCACGAACGGCGGACCAATCCGTATCTGAGGTGA
- a CDS encoding cold-shock protein produces the protein MPDNGDADVFVHISAVERSGLTSLDSGQRVSFETEPDRHGKGPKAVELKIEEGGDEEA, from the coding sequence ATGCCGGATAACGGCGATGCCGATGTCTTCGTGCACATCTCGGCGGTCGAGCGCTCCGGCCTCACCAGCCTGGACAGCGGCCAGCGCGTCTCGTTCGAGACCGAGCCGGACCGGCACGGCAAGGGCCCGAAGGCCGTCGAACTGAAGATCGAGGAAGGCGGCGACGAGGAGGCGTAA
- a CDS encoding GNAT family N-acetyltransferase, with the protein MIDIRPFTPADTDGALAANEASLPAVNSLVPEELRALAAQSRHTLVAVGPDGVVGLMVCLDETAEYDSRNFAWLKDNLGRFSYVDRIALAPAARGSGTGERLYRALLALLAADPDRAAQPLACEVNTRPANPGSLRFHRRLGFTEIGANDHGDKAVVYLARAVVPAEQQGVSA; encoded by the coding sequence ATGATCGACATTCGCCCCTTCACGCCCGCCGATACCGACGGAGCGCTCGCCGCAAACGAGGCGAGCCTGCCGGCGGTCAACAGCCTTGTCCCCGAGGAGCTGCGCGCCCTGGCAGCCCAGAGCCGCCACACGCTGGTCGCCGTGGGTCCGGACGGGGTCGTCGGCCTGATGGTCTGCCTCGACGAGACGGCCGAGTACGACAGCCGCAACTTCGCCTGGCTGAAGGACAATCTCGGCCGCTTCTCCTATGTCGACCGCATTGCCCTTGCGCCGGCTGCGCGCGGGTCCGGCACCGGCGAGCGCCTTTATCGCGCGTTGCTCGCCCTGCTGGCCGCCGATCCCGACAGGGCGGCCCAGCCGCTCGCCTGCGAGGTCAACACGCGGCCGGCGAATCCAGGCTCCCTGCGCTTTCACCGGCGGCTCGGCTTTACGGAGATCGGCGCCAACGACCATGGCGACAAGGCGGTCGTCTACCTGGCCCGGGCGGTGGTGCCTGCGGAACAGCAAGGAGTTTCAGCGTGA
- a CDS encoding 23S rRNA (adenine(2030)-N(6))-methyltransferase RlmJ, whose translation MNYRHAFHAGNIGDVLKHATLARILTYLKTKDTPFRVIDTHAGLGLYDLTKGDAQRTGEWKQGIARVLETPQPPKVAELLAPWLDVVREVNGESGKLTLYPGSPLLARKLMREQDRLTATELHPLDAAKLAELFAGDYHTKVIELDGWHAIKSFVPPKETRALVVVDPAFEEQNEFERMASGLYKAWRRFGTGVYMAWYPIKDRKLVKRFYDAMSVSGITRISVVEHFAGRPAPDKPMAGSGLIMINAPWVLRSELQTLLPWLTETLQQGRGAEWKVFDLTGE comes from the coding sequence GTGAACTATCGGCACGCCTTTCATGCGGGCAATATCGGCGATGTGCTCAAGCACGCAACCCTTGCCCGCATCCTCACCTATCTGAAGACCAAGGACACGCCCTTCCGGGTCATCGACACTCATGCCGGTCTCGGCCTCTACGACCTGACCAAGGGCGATGCCCAGCGCACCGGCGAGTGGAAGCAGGGCATCGCCCGGGTGCTGGAGACGCCGCAGCCGCCCAAGGTGGCGGAACTGCTGGCGCCCTGGCTCGACGTGGTGCGCGAAGTCAACGGCGAAAGCGGCAAGCTGACGCTCTATCCCGGCTCGCCGCTGCTCGCCCGCAAGCTGATGCGCGAACAGGACCGGCTGACGGCGACCGAGCTGCATCCGCTCGATGCGGCCAAGCTCGCCGAACTCTTCGCCGGCGACTACCACACCAAGGTGATCGAGCTCGACGGCTGGCACGCGATCAAGAGCTTCGTTCCGCCGAAGGAAACGCGGGCCCTCGTCGTCGTCGATCCGGCCTTCGAGGAACAGAACGAATTCGAACGCATGGCCTCCGGCCTCTACAAGGCCTGGCGCCGTTTCGGCACCGGCGTCTACATGGCCTGGTACCCGATCAAGGACCGCAAGCTGGTCAAGCGCTTCTATGACGCCATGTCGGTCTCCGGCATCACCCGGATCTCGGTCGTCGAGCATTTCGCAGGCCGGCCGGCCCCCGACAAGCCGATGGCCGGCAGCGGCCTGATCATGATCAACGCCCCATGGGTGCTGCGCAGCGAGTTGCAGACGCTGCTGCCCTGGCTGACCGAAACCCTGCAGCAGGGACGCGGCGCCGAGTGGAAGGTCTTCGACCTGACCGGCGAGTAG
- a CDS encoding cytoplasmic protein, whose product MTDFARPLLRSLSGAVLAVVLALPAAAGERPYFSWNGEPRVPDCEAMSVQGAVMGHIAGADPVYSGGLKIREMHRIVETGYKVDQPSPYARRYCEARAQMSDGRERRVYYAIMEHSGFVGVSWNLQACVAGVDPWRVYDARCRTVRPH is encoded by the coding sequence ATGACCGATTTTGCCCGCCCGCTTCTGCGCAGCCTGTCCGGCGCCGTCCTGGCCGTCGTCCTGGCCCTGCCTGCGGCCGCCGGCGAGCGGCCCTATTTCTCCTGGAACGGCGAGCCGCGCGTGCCCGACTGCGAGGCCATGTCCGTCCAGGGCGCCGTCATGGGCCACATTGCCGGCGCCGATCCGGTCTATAGCGGCGGCCTCAAGATCCGCGAGATGCATCGCATCGTCGAGACGGGCTACAAGGTCGACCAGCCGAGCCCCTATGCCCGCCGCTACTGCGAGGCGCGGGCGCAGATGAGCGACGGGCGCGAGCGCCGCGTCTACTACGCCATCATGGAGCACAGCGGCTTCGTCGGGGTTTCCTGGAACCTCCAGGCCTGCGTTGCCGGCGTCGACCCGTGGCGGGTCTATGACGCGCGCTGCCGGACGGTTCGCCCCCACTGA
- a CDS encoding ribonuclease T2, producing the protein MRQTVRSQLRKGCARALAVVLAMAALVLLAPTGPMRAAADEAGRFDYYVLSLSWSPSYCARAGRSADPMQCRTTRPFRFVLHGLWPQYERGYPEFCRNDYGRDLSHRTVDGMLDIMPSRGLVRHQWRKHGSCSGLSPEAYFDLSRKALQKLRIPAAFTNLEAGGRVAPDAVETAFRLANPGLRDNAIAVTCEAGRLSEVRVCFTRDLQFRSCRWVDRRGCTQRQINVPAPGR; encoded by the coding sequence ATGCGGCAGACCGTCCGTTCGCAGCTTCGGAAGGGCTGCGCCCGCGCCTTGGCAGTGGTCCTTGCGATGGCAGCCCTTGTGCTTCTGGCCCCGACCGGGCCGATGCGCGCGGCGGCCGACGAGGCGGGCCGCTTCGACTACTATGTTCTGTCGCTGTCCTGGTCCCCGTCCTACTGCGCCCGGGCCGGACGCTCCGCAGACCCGATGCAGTGCCGGACCACTCGCCCATTCCGCTTCGTCCTGCATGGGCTTTGGCCGCAATACGAACGCGGCTATCCCGAATTCTGCCGCAACGACTACGGCCGCGACCTTTCGCACCGCACGGTCGACGGCATGCTCGACATCATGCCGAGCCGGGGCCTTGTCCGGCACCAATGGCGCAAGCATGGCAGCTGCAGCGGGCTGAGCCCGGAGGCCTATTTCGACCTCTCCCGCAAGGCACTGCAGAAGCTGCGGATCCCGGCCGCCTTCACGAACCTGGAGGCCGGCGGCCGCGTTGCGCCGGACGCGGTGGAGACCGCCTTCCGCCTCGCCAATCCGGGCCTGCGCGACAATGCCATCGCCGTCACCTGCGAGGCCGGACGGCTGAGCGAGGTGCGTGTATGCTTCACGCGAGACCTCCAGTTCCGCTCCTGCCGCTGGGTCGACCGGCGCGGCTGCACGCAAAGGCAGATCAATGTCCCCGCACCCGGCCGCTAG
- a CDS encoding DUF1176 domain-containing protein produces the protein MSPHPAARRHEPRARLSLLRAAAVAFCLLAGLSPAPVRAEVFADWQLDCETRETCRLATQGREELSGEPLFALALSPSGDALALELAVGAARPDDIRAMQWEVDGNLVHVLRPGEFALHGDVRRFFVTDGATGRKLLTAMRGGARLRISYLDAVAEAHDAVFSLDGLTAGLEAMSAQMSLPASPKVAAPAALAEVAAPTRSEAVAALGIPYAVLERHARSSDCEATDSDAFRSVGVPIAALGQTAVLYAIPCTASGTTVTYRLYMRDTGEIGGIETLHFALHDPRFGWTGTDLLSNVRFDHATGLLEAEYVGPGDRVCGYRASWSWQDHAFRMERFEGPDDCRNASRPNSWTRQHPR, from the coding sequence ATGTCCCCGCACCCGGCCGCTAGGCGGCACGAGCCCCGCGCACGCCTCTCCCTCCTCCGGGCGGCCGCCGTTGCCTTCTGCCTGCTGGCCGGACTGTCACCCGCGCCCGTTCGCGCCGAGGTCTTCGCCGACTGGCAGCTCGACTGCGAAACGCGCGAGACCTGCCGTCTGGCGACACAGGGTCGCGAGGAGCTGAGCGGCGAACCGCTTTTCGCACTCGCCCTTTCCCCCAGCGGCGATGCGCTCGCGCTGGAACTTGCTGTTGGCGCCGCTCGCCCGGACGACATCCGCGCCATGCAATGGGAGGTCGACGGCAACCTCGTCCATGTGCTGCGCCCCGGCGAATTCGCCCTTCATGGCGACGTCCGCCGCTTCTTCGTCACCGATGGCGCGACCGGGCGCAAGCTGCTGACCGCCATGCGCGGCGGCGCGCGCCTGCGCATCTCCTATCTCGATGCGGTCGCCGAGGCCCATGATGCGGTCTTCTCGCTGGACGGTCTGACGGCCGGACTGGAGGCGATGAGCGCACAGATGAGCCTGCCCGCCTCGCCGAAGGTCGCAGCCCCTGCTGCCCTTGCCGAGGTCGCCGCCCCCACGCGCAGCGAAGCGGTCGCCGCGCTCGGCATTCCCTACGCCGTTCTGGAGCGCCATGCCCGCAGCAGCGACTGCGAGGCAACGGACAGCGACGCCTTCCGCAGTGTCGGCGTCCCCATCGCCGCGCTGGGACAAACGGCGGTGCTCTATGCCATTCCCTGCACCGCCTCGGGCACGACGGTGACCTATCGCCTCTACATGCGCGACACCGGCGAGATCGGCGGCATCGAAACGCTGCACTTTGCCCTGCATGATCCGCGCTTCGGCTGGACCGGCACCGACCTTCTGTCGAATGTCCGCTTCGACCATGCCACCGGCCTGCTGGAGGCCGAGTATGTCGGCCCAGGCGACCGCGTGTGCGGCTATCGCGCCAGCTGGTCCTGGCAGGACCACGCCTTCAGGATGGAACGGTTCGAGGGGCCGGACGATTGCCGCAATGCCTCCAGACCCAACAGCTGGACGCGCCAGCATCCCCGCTGA
- a CDS encoding glutathione S-transferase family protein has product MLVLRSSPPSPFGRKIKIAAASLGLKDRIKVEMTDTLDPQDSIRGQNPLGKIPALVLENGKVLFDSRVILEYLDHLAGGGRIIPNGEARFDALCLAALADGLMDAALLQVYEARFRPEERRHADWLAYQGEKVTRALSVLEATPPVAVPAGGTPDVGQIGVACALGYLDLRFAGSWRADHPKLIAWLDAFEAAVPSFAETRITA; this is encoded by the coding sequence GTGCTCGTGCTTCGTTCTTCCCCGCCCTCGCCCTTCGGCCGCAAGATCAAGATCGCGGCAGCCAGCCTCGGCCTGAAGGACCGTATCAAGGTCGAGATGACCGACACGCTCGACCCGCAGGATTCGATCCGCGGCCAGAACCCGCTCGGCAAGATCCCTGCCCTCGTTCTGGAGAACGGCAAGGTGCTGTTCGACAGCCGTGTGATCCTGGAATATCTCGACCATCTCGCCGGCGGCGGACGGATCATTCCCAACGGCGAAGCCCGCTTCGACGCGCTGTGCCTTGCGGCCCTTGCCGACGGGCTGATGGACGCCGCCCTGCTGCAGGTCTACGAGGCGCGCTTCCGGCCCGAGGAACGCCGCCATGCCGACTGGCTGGCCTATCAGGGCGAGAAGGTCACCCGTGCGCTCAGCGTTCTCGAGGCGACCCCGCCGGTAGCGGTGCCGGCCGGCGGCACGCCCGATGTGGGTCAGATCGGCGTCGCCTGCGCTCTCGGCTACCTCGACCTGCGCTTTGCAGGCAGCTGGCGGGCAGATCATCCCAAGCTCATCGCCTGGCTCGACGCCTTCGAAGCGGCCGTGCCCTCCTTCGCCGAAACGCGCATCACCGCCTGA
- a CDS encoding phosphate/phosphite/phosphonate ABC transporter substrate-binding protein, with protein sequence MPHTTPSPDSSEIFAFLPMYDWPEVRTQTDRLWSLLCQAFADLGLGAPQQLERGRELMDGWQDPSLLLGQTCGLPLVRHLLDRVCVLGSPDYGLPDCPPGHYCSVVVVREEDPAASLAELRGRRLAYNHPGSQSGEGALRHVLAPIAEGKAFFSSVMETGSHRAALKAVAAGEADAATLDAMSYRLAQAHEPAARSVRVLLATPPTPGLPMITARGNRDKVPMLRQAAAAAIAAAPQDLRTALSLHGFAAFDADDYKVIAERDRHAAALGYPVLA encoded by the coding sequence TTGCCCCACACCACCCCTTCTCCCGACAGTTCCGAGATCTTCGCCTTCCTGCCGATGTACGACTGGCCGGAAGTCCGCACGCAGACCGACCGCCTGTGGTCGCTCCTGTGCCAAGCGTTCGCCGACCTCGGGCTCGGTGCGCCCCAGCAGCTGGAGCGCGGGCGCGAGCTGATGGACGGCTGGCAGGATCCGTCCCTGTTGTTAGGCCAGACGTGCGGCCTGCCCCTGGTGCGCCATCTCCTGGACCGTGTCTGCGTGCTCGGATCGCCCGACTACGGGCTGCCCGATTGTCCGCCCGGCCATTATTGCTCGGTCGTTGTGGTGCGCGAGGAGGACCCGGCGGCTTCGCTCGCCGAGCTTCGCGGGCGCCGGCTGGCCTACAATCACCCCGGCTCGCAGTCGGGGGAGGGGGCGCTGCGGCACGTGCTTGCACCGATTGCCGAGGGCAAGGCGTTCTTTTCGTCGGTGATGGAGACCGGATCTCACCGGGCCGCACTCAAGGCCGTGGCCGCAGGAGAGGCGGATGCGGCGACGCTCGATGCCATGAGCTACCGGCTGGCGCAGGCGCATGAGCCAGCCGCGCGCAGCGTCCGGGTGTTGCTGGCGACGCCTCCGACGCCGGGCCTTCCCATGATCACCGCACGGGGCAATCGCGACAAGGTTCCGATGCTGCGTCAGGCTGCGGCGGCGGCGATTGCGGCCGCGCCGCAGGACCTGCGCACGGCGCTGTCGTTGCACGGCTTTGCCGCCTTCGATGCGGATGACTACAAGGTCATCGCCGAGCGCGACCGGCATGCGGCCGCGCTCGGTTATCCTGTGCTTGCCTGA